From a region of the uncultured Desulfatiglans sp. genome:
- a CDS encoding conserved hypothetical protein (Evidence 4 : Unknown function but conserved in other organisms), producing MEEEEKGFVVKDRRAFDQQGTLKEEAPAEEPKRETVQGPGAADTGRDSRKAEKAETPPLPPVTFSTLVLSLSSSALFNLGEIPDPQSGERTKDLQLAKHGIDTIGMLKEKTAGNLTREEQNLLESILTDLRWRYVKAVQ from the coding sequence ATGGAAGAGGAAGAAAAGGGTTTTGTCGTCAAGGATCGCCGTGCCTTCGACCAGCAGGGCACACTGAAGGAAGAGGCCCCGGCCGAAGAGCCGAAAAGGGAGACGGTTCAGGGGCCCGGAGCGGCGGATACCGGGAGGGATTCGAGGAAAGCCGAAAAGGCGGAGACCCCGCCGCTGCCTCCCGTCACGTTCTCGACGCTGGTTCTGAGCCTGAGTTCATCGGCGCTCTTCAATCTGGGGGAAATCCCGGATCCTCAGTCCGGTGAAAGGACCAAAGATCTGCAATTGGCGAAACACGGCATCGACACGATCGGCATGCTGAAGGAGAAGACCGCGGGCAATCTGACCAGAGAGGAGCAGAACCTTCTGGAAAGCATCCTGACGGATCTGCGCTGGCGGTACGTCAAGGCCGTGCAATAG
- the serA gene encoding D-3-phosphoglycerate dehydrogenase translates to MKVLISDPMSEIGIKVLEETPGIDVDVNTGLTPEELKGIIGQYHGLAIRSATKVTADIIAAATQLKVIGRAGIGLDNVDIPAASQRGIVVMNTPEGNTITTAEHTIAMMMALTRNIPQATGSLREGKWEKKKLKGREVFNKTLGLIGAGHIGRIVADRAKGLKMKVIVYDPYIKPESIEKMDLEPVSFDELLQRSDYVTIHTPKTNETMNMFNADTFARMKKDAMLINCARGGIVNEADLYDALVSGQLGGAALDVFATEPPGANKLLELPNFICTPHLGASTTEAQDNVAKDVAEQIAAYLLHGSVKNAVNVPSISSELMSVLRPYVTLVERMGALQSQLAESAVLEVKIHYAGAVSQYDMAPLTTAVLKGLLTPILKDDVNFVNAPYIASERGIKVVESKSKTSEDFASLVALTVKTLEGENIVSGTIFGKDRPRILRINNFYMEAIPEGHILLIQNQDSPGVIGQIGMMLGKFGLNISRMHVGEEREKKQNVIILTTSTIVNDDVLEALRGLPNVFAVRRIEL, encoded by the coding sequence ATGAAGGTTTTGATAAGTGATCCTATGTCGGAAATCGGCATCAAGGTCCTGGAGGAGACGCCGGGCATCGATGTAGACGTCAATACAGGGCTTACGCCGGAGGAGTTGAAAGGGATCATCGGGCAGTATCATGGGCTGGCCATCCGGAGCGCGACGAAGGTCACGGCCGATATCATCGCCGCTGCCACGCAGTTGAAGGTCATCGGCCGCGCCGGCATAGGGCTGGACAATGTCGATATCCCCGCCGCCAGTCAACGGGGGATCGTGGTGATGAACACGCCCGAAGGGAACACCATTACGACGGCCGAGCATACGATCGCCATGATGATGGCCCTTACGCGCAACATCCCCCAGGCGACGGGCTCGCTGAGGGAAGGCAAGTGGGAAAAGAAAAAGCTCAAGGGCCGGGAGGTCTTCAATAAGACCCTGGGGCTCATCGGGGCGGGGCACATCGGGAGGATCGTGGCTGACCGGGCCAAGGGGCTGAAGATGAAGGTGATCGTCTACGATCCGTACATCAAACCCGAGAGCATTGAAAAGATGGACCTGGAGCCGGTTTCATTCGACGAATTGCTGCAGCGCTCCGACTACGTGACGATCCACACACCGAAGACCAATGAGACGATGAACATGTTCAACGCCGACACATTCGCGCGGATGAAAAAGGACGCGATGCTAATCAACTGCGCCCGCGGCGGCATCGTGAACGAGGCGGATCTCTATGACGCGCTTGTTTCCGGGCAGCTCGGGGGCGCGGCCCTCGATGTCTTTGCGACCGAACCCCCTGGGGCCAACAAACTGCTGGAACTCCCAAATTTTATCTGCACCCCGCACCTCGGGGCATCGACTACCGAGGCGCAGGATAATGTCGCCAAGGACGTGGCCGAGCAGATCGCCGCCTATCTGTTGCACGGTTCCGTGAAAAACGCGGTCAATGTGCCGAGCATCAGCAGTGAACTGATGAGCGTCCTGCGCCCCTACGTCACGTTGGTTGAGCGGATGGGCGCCCTGCAGTCGCAGCTTGCCGAAAGTGCGGTGCTCGAGGTCAAGATCCATTATGCCGGAGCTGTCAGCCAGTACGATATGGCCCCCCTTACGACCGCGGTCCTGAAAGGGCTCCTCACACCGATACTGAAGGATGACGTCAATTTCGTGAACGCGCCTTACATCGCGTCCGAGCGCGGAATCAAGGTTGTGGAATCGAAGAGCAAGACTTCCGAGGATTTCGCGAGCCTCGTCGCACTGACGGTCAAGACGCTCGAGGGGGAGAATATCGTATCCGGGACGATCTTCGGCAAGGACAGGCCCAGAATCCTCAGAATCAACAACTTTTACATGGAAGCGATACCAGAAGGACACATCCTGTTGATTCAGAATCAGGACAGTCCGGGGGTCATCGGGCAAATCGGGATGATGCTCGGAAAATTCGGGCTCAATATCAGCCGCATGCATGTTGGCGAGGAGAGGGAGAAAAAGCAGAATGTCATCATCCTGACGACCAGCACGATCGTCAATGATGACGTGCTGGAGGCCCTGAGGGGGCTTCCAAATGTATTTGCGGTGAGACGGATCGAATTGTAA
- a CDS encoding putative Spermidine synthase (Evidence 3 : Putative function from multiple computational evidences; Product type e : enzyme), producing MMKISILTLACFFFSGLAGLIYQVVWVRLLDKVMGSAPFAVATVLTVFMGGLALGSHWAGRLIDRGIDRRRLLLLYGKLEGLIGLYGLLIPLLLVMLKPLYAAAYRSLFDSFWPYTAIAFLGCALILIIPTAFMGATLPILCRFYVEALDHLGKRTGSLYGLNTVGAAAGAFLTGFYLIEAFGLWGSVGVAAGLNGLVAVACFAAGRRNGPLEEKRGRAVKRAEARVKSPAAVEGAPVWPLWIFGVSGFCAMAYEVFWTRLIGLLLGPTPYSFALVVGTFIVGLAVGALVFGWVADRSGGAGWLLGTQAAAALSALFVSHLLGNSQVFFAKLIYTLKDDFGAMIWSQSVLLFALMLGPTVLWGAAFPLVNRLTARSVETVGGSVGKAYAFNTVGAILGSLCAGFVLLPFLGKAAAIRSIAGLQLGVALVSWIVWSIADGRNSRGFAVGAGLAGAGLSVFVLWHVPSWERQLLSYGRYHNFGAVAADLVRSGWLDALLRGGQLLARHEKGREVVFFEDGPGGFTTVERMVDSLGVERFTLLNSGKPDASSHGDRSTQTLLAHVPLLFHPGARTVMVLGLASGMTAGEVLHYPVERVDVLEINPAVIEAARYFEPWNNGCLEDPRCRLIVQDGRNHLALTDECYDVIISEPSNPWMAGLANLYTREFFSLVSECLRDNGIFVQWIHSYEMDWDSFAMVGRTFAAVFPEGVLFTTLTGGGDYLLVGAKGRAVLDFETAEGNLRFAARSKNMVLPDARVLFNLVVADDIQTLFGTGPLHTDNRPLLEFAAPRVLHVSDTGIEERIAARGTLSSRTRAVLTGRHPTRAVLDLIEFGASVGNPLFGVVDPGAMAESDRGRYAGILDAYCEREAVGDYSELPEGLYRQRCAERQAALIRAHLQASPGDAGAWYSLGLALGVTGDSEGEVAAFEEAVSLDPLHAKAWNNLGIAYMRNGVMDEAESAFLRSVRVAPTHAHAYFNLAQVQLEKQDFKEAERYLEEGLKQEEHPRARALLQQIRAR from the coding sequence ATGATGAAGATCTCGATTCTCACGCTTGCCTGCTTTTTCTTTTCGGGCCTGGCCGGCCTGATCTACCAGGTGGTCTGGGTGCGCCTGCTGGACAAGGTCATGGGGAGCGCCCCGTTTGCCGTGGCGACCGTCTTGACCGTATTCATGGGCGGGTTGGCCCTCGGGAGCCACTGGGCCGGCCGGTTGATCGACCGGGGGATAGACAGGCGCCGGCTGCTGCTGCTTTACGGGAAACTGGAGGGTCTGATCGGCCTCTACGGCCTGTTGATTCCCCTGCTTTTGGTGATGTTGAAGCCGCTGTACGCCGCGGCTTATCGGAGCCTATTCGATTCCTTCTGGCCCTACACCGCGATCGCCTTCCTCGGATGCGCCCTCATCCTGATCATCCCGACCGCGTTCATGGGGGCGACCCTGCCGATCCTTTGCCGGTTTTATGTCGAAGCGCTGGACCACCTTGGGAAACGGACCGGATCGCTTTACGGTCTGAATACGGTGGGGGCGGCGGCCGGTGCCTTCTTGACCGGGTTTTACCTGATCGAGGCCTTTGGGCTTTGGGGATCGGTCGGTGTGGCGGCCGGGTTGAACGGCCTGGTGGCTGTGGCCTGTTTTGCCGCCGGGCGCAGGAACGGCCCGCTGGAGGAAAAGCGAGGCCGGGCTGTCAAGCGGGCGGAGGCTCGGGTGAAGTCTCCGGCCGCCGTGGAGGGGGCCCCGGTCTGGCCGCTCTGGATTTTCGGGGTGTCCGGGTTCTGCGCGATGGCCTACGAGGTTTTCTGGACGCGGCTGATAGGGTTGCTGCTTGGGCCGACACCGTATTCCTTCGCCCTGGTGGTCGGGACGTTCATCGTGGGTCTGGCGGTCGGGGCGCTCGTCTTCGGCTGGGTTGCGGACCGCTCCGGCGGGGCCGGCTGGCTGTTGGGCACGCAGGCGGCCGCGGCCCTGTCGGCGTTGTTCGTCAGTCACCTGCTCGGAAATAGTCAGGTCTTCTTCGCGAAGCTGATTTATACCTTGAAAGACGATTTTGGTGCCATGATATGGTCTCAATCCGTGCTGCTTTTTGCCCTGATGCTGGGACCGACGGTCTTGTGGGGAGCCGCCTTCCCGCTCGTGAACCGGCTGACGGCGAGGTCGGTGGAGACCGTCGGAGGGAGCGTCGGCAAGGCCTATGCCTTCAACACCGTCGGTGCCATCCTTGGGTCGCTCTGTGCCGGATTCGTCCTCCTGCCTTTTCTCGGCAAGGCTGCGGCTATCCGGTCGATTGCCGGGCTGCAGCTCGGTGTGGCGCTGGTTTCGTGGATCGTCTGGTCGATTGCCGACGGCAGAAACAGCAGAGGGTTCGCCGTGGGGGCAGGATTGGCCGGGGCCGGGCTGAGTGTTTTCGTCCTGTGGCATGTTCCGTCCTGGGAGAGGCAGCTCCTTTCCTACGGGAGGTATCACAACTTTGGGGCGGTGGCCGCTGATTTGGTGCGGAGCGGCTGGCTCGATGCGCTTCTGCGAGGCGGCCAGTTGCTTGCGAGGCACGAAAAGGGGCGGGAGGTCGTGTTCTTCGAGGACGGCCCGGGCGGATTTACGACGGTCGAGCGGATGGTGGACAGCCTCGGGGTCGAGCGGTTTACCCTTCTGAACAGCGGCAAGCCCGATGCTTCTTCTCATGGAGACCGTTCGACACAGACCTTGCTGGCCCATGTGCCTCTTCTTTTCCACCCGGGGGCCCGCACGGTGATGGTGCTCGGGCTTGCGAGCGGTATGACGGCGGGAGAGGTGCTGCACTATCCGGTTGAGAGGGTGGACGTGCTGGAGATCAATCCTGCTGTGATCGAGGCGGCCCGCTATTTCGAGCCATGGAACAACGGGTGCCTCGAGGACCCCCGCTGTCGGCTGATCGTGCAGGATGGACGAAACCATCTCGCGCTGACCGACGAGTGTTACGACGTCATCATTTCTGAACCTTCCAACCCATGGATGGCAGGCCTCGCCAATCTTTACACCCGTGAATTCTTTTCTCTCGTCTCGGAATGTCTGCGGGACAATGGGATTTTCGTGCAGTGGATTCACTCCTACGAAATGGATTGGGACAGCTTCGCGATGGTCGGGCGGACCTTCGCTGCGGTTTTTCCGGAGGGGGTCCTGTTTACGACCTTGACCGGAGGCGGGGATTATCTGCTCGTGGGAGCGAAAGGCAGGGCCGTCCTGGATTTCGAGACGGCTGAGGGGAATCTCCGCTTTGCCGCCCGCTCTAAGAATATGGTGCTTCCAGACGCAAGGGTGCTTTTCAATCTGGTTGTGGCGGACGATATCCAGACCCTGTTTGGCACGGGGCCGCTGCATACGGACAATCGCCCGCTGCTGGAATTCGCCGCCCCGAGGGTCCTGCATGTGAGCGACACGGGTATCGAGGAGCGGATTGCGGCGAGGGGCACCCTTTCGAGCAGGACCCGCGCCGTGTTGACGGGTCGACATCCCACACGGGCGGTGCTTGATCTGATCGAGTTCGGCGCATCGGTCGGAAACCCCCTTTTCGGAGTCGTCGATCCCGGGGCGATGGCCGAATCCGACCGCGGGCGGTATGCGGGGATCCTCGATGCCTATTGCGAGAGAGAGGCGGTCGGCGACTACAGTGAGCTTCCGGAAGGTTTGTACAGGCAAAGGTGCGCTGAAAGACAGGCCGCGTTGATCCGTGCGCATCTCCAGGCCTCGCCGGGCGATGCCGGGGCCTGGTACAGCCTCGGGCTGGCGCTTGGCGTGACCGGTGATTCGGAGGGGGAAGTGGCGGCCTTCGAGGAGGCGGTGAGTCTGGATCCGTTGCACGCCAAGGCATGGAACAATCTCGGGATCGCGTATATGCGGAATGGTGTGATGGACGAGGCGGAAAGCGCCTTTTTAAGGAGTGTGCGGGTCGCTCCGACGCATGCCCATGCTTATTTCAATCTGGCACAGGTGCAACTCGAGAAGCAGGATTTCAAGGAAGCGGAGCGCTACTTGGAAGAGGGGTTAAAGCAGGAGGAGCATCCAAGAGCCAGGGCGCTGCTGCAGCAGATTCGCGCACGGTGA
- a CDS encoding exported hypothetical protein (Evidence 5 : Unknown function), translated as MKKVLLGVMALAIAFVLAVPAMAEVKLTTTGYMDVRGIMVKENIVNDPTFEADSTNAYYKQKMVIDPVLHINDKVRIHGRVTIMERFWEGSMGTGLGDDITKTDDRVNYRAKNNNFWWERLYLSFPLLGGHLYVGRQSGGAWGTWFQDWDSNRDRVKWVGKLPNSNIVLAAGLEKLNEGDGGFVGANYRSLTLNPLPNDVWTKSYDDINAYFVGSVIPFSKSFVFKPLLYYIQFQPLEGYDFLTCNQLTYTSGPFMVDAEINWRKRDWDVTGREGDQFSGWIEGTYAMGPFTMGLGLFYLQGEDAVSGTDNDSIWSVGPEFQPYFLFFSEDVGLLWDTMGVPNGSVGASGYESIYVKGSYKISETMKLTGVIGYLQAAEMEWAGVDDQLGMEFDLNFEWKLMDNLKYVVDLAYLQAGDYFEDVTTGAFGRDLTNDPYGMRHMLVIQW; from the coding sequence ATGAAAAAAGTGCTTTTGGGCGTGATGGCCCTGGCCATCGCCTTCGTATTGGCGGTGCCTGCCATGGCCGAGGTCAAGCTGACGACGACCGGCTACATGGATGTCAGGGGGATCATGGTCAAGGAAAACATCGTGAACGACCCCACCTTCGAGGCGGACTCCACGAATGCCTACTACAAGCAGAAGATGGTGATCGATCCCGTTCTCCACATCAACGACAAGGTCCGGATCCACGGCCGTGTGACCATCATGGAGAGGTTTTGGGAAGGCAGCATGGGCACGGGCCTCGGCGATGACATCACCAAGACGGATGACCGTGTCAATTACCGCGCCAAGAACAACAATTTCTGGTGGGAGAGGCTGTACCTGTCCTTCCCGCTGCTGGGCGGGCATCTCTACGTCGGTCGCCAGTCCGGTGGCGCCTGGGGTACCTGGTTCCAGGACTGGGACAGCAACCGTGACCGTGTCAAGTGGGTCGGCAAGCTCCCCAACAGCAACATCGTGCTGGCAGCCGGTCTCGAGAAGCTGAATGAAGGTGACGGCGGTTTTGTCGGTGCCAACTATCGGTCCCTGACCCTCAACCCGCTCCCGAACGATGTCTGGACCAAGAGCTACGATGACATCAACGCCTACTTTGTGGGTTCGGTAATCCCCTTCTCGAAGAGCTTTGTCTTCAAACCCCTCCTCTATTACATCCAGTTCCAGCCCCTCGAGGGGTATGATTTCCTCACCTGCAACCAACTCACCTACACCTCCGGCCCATTCATGGTGGATGCCGAGATCAACTGGCGCAAGCGCGACTGGGATGTGACAGGCAGGGAAGGCGATCAGTTCTCCGGCTGGATCGAAGGCACCTATGCGATGGGCCCCTTCACCATGGGCCTCGGTCTCTTCTATCTGCAGGGCGAAGATGCCGTCAGCGGCACTGACAACGACTCCATCTGGTCGGTCGGCCCCGAGTTCCAGCCGTATTTCCTGTTCTTCAGCGAAGATGTCGGCCTCCTGTGGGATACGATGGGCGTGCCGAACGGCAGCGTGGGCGCGAGCGGATATGAGTCCATTTACGTGAAGGGTTCTTACAAGATCAGCGAGACCATGAAGCTGACGGGCGTCATCGGTTATCTCCAGGCAGCCGAAATGGAGTGGGCCGGCGTGGACGATCAGCTCGGCATGGAGTTCGACCTGAACTTCGAATGGAAGCTCATGGACAACCTGAAGTACGTGGTCGACCTGGCCTATCTGCAGGCCGGCGATTATTTCGAAGATGTGACCACGGGTGCCTTTGGCAGGGATCTGACCAACGATCCTTACGGTATGCGGCATATGCTGGTCATCCAGTGGTAA
- a CDS encoding putative FG-GAP repeat protein (Evidence 3 : Putative function from multiple computational evidences), with protein sequence MKRVLSTFIFSAVAAAVFALMPGPSGPLAAEQPVKIAVLPFTINAERDLGFLREGIQDMLASRLYWKDRVEVIDKGVIREAVAEEKGPLNVETAGALGRKLGADYVLFGSLTVFGESVSMDATMASLTKQEAPVTVYVQTQGMETVIPEIDRFAQKVNAQIFGRVPEVQTAYAPPAAGTGPGVSPLNPNFQQLQQADAMQQSFWKSKILNTELRGLDIGDLDGDGKNEFVLIEGIDVVAYRWENGAMRRLGSHTSADKNRFVAVDVADINGNGRAEIFASRVSGLNVTSMVLELGPGGLKPIVENSPWLFRVMSWPGRGKILVGQKKSMGPAGGYTALIRDYFEPGVFALSWKDGRYSASEETPLIDQKDVYIYNFAVGDLDGDQAAEVVMIDRDYQLHLKDLSGGLLYKSSDLYGGSLNYIVTNPEPDATRETAASAMKTAFLYIPARILIEDLDGDGRNEVIINRNKSMTGGWTERLKAFKDGRIAALLWNGLALEPVWESRKLSGAVSDYQIKDLDNDSRPDLVVGLLEDRKVSMVTNGRSMVVSYELQLPAEAGAGGSR encoded by the coding sequence ATGAAGCGCGTTTTGTCGACATTCATTTTTTCGGCCGTTGCGGCGGCCGTATTCGCTCTGATGCCCGGACCCTCGGGCCCCTTGGCCGCCGAACAGCCGGTGAAGATCGCTGTTCTCCCCTTCACGATCAATGCGGAACGGGATCTCGGATTCCTCCGGGAGGGCATTCAGGACATGCTCGCTTCACGCCTTTACTGGAAGGACCGGGTCGAGGTCATCGACAAAGGGGTGATCCGGGAGGCCGTCGCGGAGGAGAAAGGACCCCTGAACGTCGAGACGGCCGGTGCCCTGGGGCGAAAACTGGGTGCCGATTATGTGCTTTTCGGCAGTCTGACGGTCTTCGGGGAAAGTGTGAGCATGGATGCTACGATGGCGAGCCTGACGAAACAGGAGGCCCCGGTAACCGTTTACGTTCAGACCCAGGGGATGGAGACCGTGATCCCGGAGATCGACCGCTTTGCGCAGAAAGTCAACGCTCAGATCTTCGGCCGCGTGCCCGAGGTTCAGACCGCCTATGCGCCGCCGGCTGCCGGAACCGGTCCGGGGGTTTCCCCTTTGAACCCGAATTTTCAGCAGCTCCAGCAGGCGGATGCCATGCAGCAATCCTTTTGGAAAAGCAAGATTCTCAATACGGAACTGCGCGGGCTCGATATCGGAGACCTCGACGGGGACGGCAAGAATGAGTTCGTGCTGATCGAAGGGATCGATGTGGTGGCCTACCGCTGGGAAAACGGCGCCATGCGCCGGCTGGGTTCACACACCTCCGCCGACAAGAACCGGTTCGTCGCGGTGGACGTGGCGGACATCAATGGGAACGGCCGTGCCGAGATATTCGCCAGCAGGGTGAGCGGCTTGAATGTAACGTCCATGGTGCTCGAATTGGGCCCGGGCGGCCTGAAGCCGATCGTGGAAAATTCCCCCTGGCTGTTCAGGGTCATGTCCTGGCCCGGCAGGGGGAAAATTCTGGTTGGCCAGAAAAAGTCGATGGGTCCGGCGGGCGGCTACACCGCCCTGATCCGGGACTATTTCGAGCCTGGGGTGTTTGCGCTCAGCTGGAAGGACGGCCGTTACTCCGCGTCTGAGGAAACCCCCCTGATCGATCAAAAAGATGTGTACATCTACAACTTTGCCGTCGGGGATCTGGACGGGGACCAGGCGGCCGAAGTGGTGATGATCGACCGGGACTATCAACTCCACCTCAAGGATCTTTCGGGGGGATTGCTTTACAAATCCAGTGACCTGTATGGAGGGAGCCTCAATTACATCGTGACCAATCCCGAGCCCGATGCGACCCGGGAGACGGCGGCGAGCGCCATGAAGACCGCCTTCCTTTACATCCCCGCCCGGATCCTGATCGAAGACCTCGACGGCGACGGGCGGAACGAGGTCATCATCAATCGCAACAAATCGATGACCGGCGGCTGGACGGAGCGGTTGAAGGCCTTCAAGGACGGCCGGATCGCGGCCCTGCTTTGGAACGGCCTCGCGCTCGAACCTGTCTGGGAATCGCGCAAACTGAGCGGCGCTGTGTCGGACTATCAGATCAAGGACCTCGACAACGACAGCCGGCCGGATCTGGTCGTCGGACTGCTGGAGGACCGGAAGGTGTCAATGGTGACCAACGGCCGGAGCATGGTGGTCAGTTATGAACTGCAGCTCCCTGCGGAGGCAGGCGCAGGCGGCTCCAGGTAG
- the ino gene encoding Inositol-3-phosphate synthase, producing MDRIRIAIAGLGNCASSLIQGIEYYRRKEEHEAIGFMHWKIGDYRPGDIEVAAAFDIDARKVGKDVSSAIFELPNCTRTIEGNIAPTGVKVRMGRVLDGCAAHLSRYDERFRFVPAKEKEPDKDEVVSVLEESGAHMLLNYMPVGSEQAARFYAECALEAGIGLINNMPVFIASDPVWGERFAARGVPVIGDDIKSQLGATIVHRVLTHLFANRGVKLERTYQLNTGGNTDFLNMLDRSRLASKRESKTEAVQSQLGANRLEDEQIHIGPSDWVAWQKDNKVCFIRMEGKLFGDVPMNLELRLSVEDSPNSGGVVIDAIRCCKLALERGKGGILYSPSAYFMKHPARQYTDEEAWQMTEDFIAGKRED from the coding sequence ATGGACAGGATCAGGATTGCCATTGCCGGTTTGGGGAATTGTGCAAGCTCTTTGATCCAGGGGATCGAATATTATCGTCGGAAGGAGGAGCATGAAGCCATCGGTTTCATGCACTGGAAGATCGGTGATTATCGTCCCGGAGACATCGAAGTGGCGGCGGCCTTCGACATCGATGCAAGAAAGGTCGGCAAGGATGTCTCATCCGCGATCTTCGAATTGCCCAACTGCACGCGCACGATAGAAGGAAATATTGCGCCCACGGGGGTCAAGGTCCGGATGGGGCGTGTGCTGGACGGCTGCGCCGCTCACCTGAGCCGCTATGATGAGCGGTTTCGCTTCGTACCCGCAAAGGAGAAAGAGCCGGACAAGGACGAGGTGGTCTCCGTCCTCGAGGAATCCGGGGCCCACATGCTGTTGAATTACATGCCGGTCGGCTCCGAGCAGGCGGCAAGGTTCTATGCCGAGTGCGCGCTGGAGGCGGGGATCGGTCTCATCAACAATATGCCGGTGTTCATCGCCAGTGATCCGGTTTGGGGGGAGCGTTTCGCGGCCAGGGGTGTCCCGGTGATCGGGGATGACATCAAGTCCCAGCTGGGGGCGACGATTGTGCACCGCGTGCTGACCCATCTCTTCGCCAACCGGGGAGTCAAGCTCGAGCGCACCTATCAGCTGAATACGGGCGGGAACACGGACTTCCTCAACATGCTCGACCGGAGCCGCCTTGCCTCGAAGCGGGAGTCGAAGACCGAGGCGGTGCAATCGCAGCTGGGGGCGAACCGTTTGGAGGACGAGCAGATTCATATCGGGCCCAGCGACTGGGTGGCCTGGCAGAAGGACAACAAGGTCTGTTTCATCCGGATGGAAGGGAAGCTCTTCGGCGATGTGCCGATGAATCTCGAACTGCGGCTCTCGGTCGAAGATTCACCCAACTCCGGCGGGGTGGTCATCGATGCGATCCGCTGCTGCAAGCTGGCGCTCGAGCGCGGAAAGGGCGGGATTCTCTATTCTCCTTCCGCTTATTTCATGAAGCATCCCGCGAGGCAATACACCGATGAAGAGGCCTGGCAGATGACCGAGGATTTCATCGCCGGGAAGAGGGAGGATTGA